From Polyangium spumosum, a single genomic window includes:
- a CDS encoding hydroxyacid-oxoacid transhydrogenase yields the protein MGYCLGYALIEGGDAAFSMDASAVTFGPGALAEVGAEATSLGLRRVALFTDARIGKLPPVDEARRSLERAGIDVVVYDEVHIEPTDRSFVEAARFAAEGRFDGYVSVGGGSVIDTCKAALLYATYPADFDAYVNRPIGEGREVPGPLPPHVACPTTTGTGAECTGIAVFDDTRRKAKTGIASRRLRPTRALVDPSATRTMPRSVVAASGFDVVSHALESYTARPFSTRPRASAANQRPMSQGANPWSDMGCKSALDLAGRYLLRAVADAEDEEALEAMAWAATLAGIAFGNAGVHLPHAMSYAVSGLCRSFTMPGYPEGEPLVPHGVSVVVNAPSVFRALAKTNPSRHLEAAAMLGAETRGAGPEDAGEVLATHLSGMMRAAGVPNGLAGVGYGEADVEALAAGTIVQARLVANAPCGVDEEGLRALFRGAFTYW from the coding sequence ATGGGATATTGCCTCGGCTACGCGCTGATCGAGGGCGGCGACGCGGCGTTCTCGATGGACGCCTCGGCCGTCACGTTCGGCCCGGGCGCGCTCGCCGAGGTCGGCGCGGAGGCCACTTCGCTCGGCCTGCGGAGGGTCGCCCTCTTCACGGACGCGCGGATCGGAAAACTCCCGCCCGTGGACGAGGCGCGCCGCTCGCTCGAACGCGCAGGCATTGACGTCGTCGTGTACGACGAGGTGCACATCGAGCCGACGGATCGTTCCTTCGTGGAGGCGGCGCGGTTCGCCGCGGAGGGCCGGTTCGACGGGTATGTGTCGGTGGGCGGCGGGTCGGTCATCGACACGTGCAAGGCGGCGCTGCTCTACGCCACGTATCCGGCCGATTTTGATGCGTACGTCAATCGACCGATCGGCGAGGGGCGCGAGGTGCCGGGCCCCTTGCCCCCGCACGTCGCCTGCCCGACGACGACGGGCACGGGCGCGGAGTGCACGGGGATCGCGGTCTTCGACGACACGCGCCGCAAGGCCAAGACGGGCATCGCCTCGCGCAGGCTCCGGCCGACGCGGGCCCTCGTCGACCCTTCGGCCACGCGGACGATGCCGAGGAGCGTGGTCGCGGCGAGCGGCTTCGACGTCGTGAGCCACGCGCTCGAGTCGTACACGGCGCGGCCGTTCTCGACGCGGCCGCGGGCGAGCGCGGCGAACCAGCGGCCGATGAGCCAGGGGGCGAACCCGTGGAGCGACATGGGCTGCAAGAGCGCGCTGGATCTCGCGGGCCGGTATCTGCTGCGCGCGGTGGCGGACGCGGAGGACGAGGAGGCGCTCGAAGCAATGGCATGGGCGGCGACGCTCGCGGGGATCGCGTTTGGCAATGCGGGCGTGCACCTGCCACACGCGATGTCGTACGCGGTCTCGGGGCTCTGCCGTTCCTTCACGATGCCGGGGTATCCCGAGGGCGAGCCGCTCGTGCCGCACGGGGTCTCGGTGGTGGTGAATGCGCCCTCGGTGTTCCGAGCGCTCGCGAAGACGAACCCATCGCGGCACCTCGAAGCGGCGGCGATGCTCGGCGCGGAGACACGAGGCGCCGGGCCGGAGGACGCCGGCGAGGTGCTGGCGACGCATCTATCGGGGATGATGCGCGCGGCGGGCGTGCCGAATGGCCTCGCCGGGGTGGGATACGGCGAGGCGGACGTGGAGGCGCTGGCGGCGGGGACGATCGTGCAGGCGCGGCTCGTGGCAAACGCGCCGTGTGGGGTCGACGAGGAGGGGCTGCGGGCGCTGTTTCGGGGGGCGTTTACCTATTGGTGA
- a CDS encoding NAD-dependent epimerase/dehydratase family protein: protein MEEHGIAAGKVLLTGASGFIGGRLQSALVDRGVDVVSLRRRGSPPAKRGRSVEVEYDDRAGLERLIEEEKPDYVLHVAGATKGVAYDDFRRANVMPTENLLEALRKKHPEVRRFVLVSSLASYGPSSATRPHVETDAPRPIEFYGQSKLEAERVVERAGDVIPWTILRPGGVYGPGDVDYFNLFREVERGRNVFFGNKKRWFSGIYVDDFVAATLASATHEGAKGRAFFVCDNDPMTWERFQGAIVEASGRRVLTVDLPEMLVDVAAFGGEIATRFDKKPRLFNRQKAKMGAQEAWTCKSDALREAVGWSSKVRLGEGVRLALEWYRREKWV, encoded by the coding sequence GTGGAAGAGCACGGAATTGCAGCGGGAAAGGTCCTTCTCACCGGCGCGAGTGGCTTCATCGGCGGGCGCTTGCAAAGTGCCCTCGTCGATCGTGGCGTCGACGTCGTTTCGCTCCGGCGCCGCGGCTCGCCGCCCGCGAAGCGGGGCCGATCGGTCGAGGTCGAGTACGACGACCGCGCCGGCCTCGAGCGCTTGATCGAAGAGGAGAAGCCCGACTACGTGCTGCACGTCGCGGGCGCGACGAAGGGCGTCGCGTACGACGACTTCCGCCGCGCGAACGTGATGCCCACCGAGAACCTGCTCGAGGCGCTGCGCAAGAAGCACCCCGAGGTGCGCCGCTTCGTGCTCGTCAGCTCCCTCGCGAGTTACGGCCCTTCGAGCGCCACGCGCCCGCACGTCGAGACCGACGCGCCGCGCCCCATCGAGTTCTACGGGCAAAGCAAGCTCGAAGCCGAGCGCGTCGTCGAGCGCGCCGGCGACGTGATCCCCTGGACGATCCTGCGCCCCGGCGGCGTGTACGGCCCGGGGGACGTCGACTACTTCAACCTGTTCCGCGAGGTCGAGCGCGGCCGGAACGTGTTCTTCGGCAACAAGAAGCGCTGGTTCTCGGGCATCTACGTCGACGATTTCGTCGCGGCGACGCTCGCCTCGGCCACACACGAGGGCGCGAAGGGCCGCGCGTTTTTCGTCTGCGACAACGACCCCATGACCTGGGAGCGGTTCCAGGGCGCGATCGTCGAGGCCAGCGGCCGGCGCGTGCTCACCGTGGATCTGCCGGAGATGCTCGTCGACGTGGCGGCGTTCGGCGGCGAGATCGCGACGCGCTTCGACAAGAAGCCACGCCTGTTCAACCGGCAGAAGGCCAAGATGGGCGCGCAGGAGGCGTGGACGTGCAAGAGCGACGCGCTGCGCGAGGCCGTCGGCTGGAGCTCGAAGGTGCGGCTCGGCGAGGGCGTGCGCCTCGCGCTCGAATGGTACCGGCGCGAGAAGTGGGTCTGA
- a CDS encoding glutathione S-transferase family protein: MSTSYELLYFPLRGRAEPIRLTFALANVAFTNTGVTNWPDLKPKTPLGQLPVLVERSESGERQIPQSMAIIRHLARSFGLDGKDEVEKTKADVAAETINDWRSRFAPVVFAAFMNTEQAVIDKYWSDLPGMLRTVEGLLGDTKWFGGGDAPTFADVLAFDTLDSHVGLKADCLADFPKLRALADRFRALPSVASYLAKRG, translated from the coding sequence ATGTCCACCTCCTACGAACTGCTCTACTTCCCGCTCCGTGGCCGCGCGGAGCCCATCCGGCTCACCTTCGCCCTGGCGAACGTCGCCTTCACCAACACGGGCGTGACGAACTGGCCCGACCTCAAGCCGAAGACGCCCCTCGGCCAGCTCCCCGTCCTCGTCGAGCGGAGCGAGTCCGGCGAGCGCCAGATCCCGCAGAGCATGGCGATCATCCGCCACCTCGCGCGGAGCTTCGGCCTCGACGGCAAGGACGAGGTCGAGAAGACGAAGGCCGACGTCGCGGCCGAGACGATCAACGACTGGCGCAGCCGGTTCGCGCCCGTGGTCTTCGCCGCGTTCATGAACACCGAGCAGGCCGTGATCGACAAGTACTGGTCGGATCTGCCGGGGATGTTGCGCACGGTCGAGGGCCTGCTCGGCGACACGAAGTGGTTCGGCGGCGGCGACGCGCCGACGTTCGCGGACGTGCTCGCGTTCGACACCCTCGACAGCCACGTCGGCCTCAAGGCCGACTGCCTCGCGGACTTCCCCAAGCTCCGCGCCCTCGCGGACCGCTTCCGGGCCCTGCCGAGCGTCGCTTCGTACCTCGCGAAGCGGGGCTGA
- a CDS encoding crotonase/enoyl-CoA hydratase family protein — MARVTVERLGRTVRIGLNRPEKRNAFDLAMLDELAQAYTAYEEDEGLRCGLLFAHGGHFTGGLDLVEVGPAVAAGRALYPPGSVDPLAIGARRLTKPMVVAVSGYCFTIGIELALAADIRVAAEDTRFSQLEVQRGIFPFGGATLRFPALAGHGNAMRWLLTGDVFDAKEAYRIGLVQEVVPASELLDRAAWLCERVAAQAPIAVRETLASCRAAMIEGPDVEAKRLEARARVLMKTEDAAEGMRSFVERRAGRFSGR; from the coding sequence ATGGCACGTGTCACGGTGGAGCGCCTCGGTCGTACGGTCCGCATCGGCCTGAACAGACCGGAGAAACGAAACGCATTCGATCTGGCCATGCTCGACGAGCTCGCGCAGGCCTACACGGCGTACGAGGAGGACGAGGGGCTCCGCTGTGGCCTCCTGTTCGCCCACGGCGGCCATTTCACGGGCGGGCTCGATCTCGTGGAGGTCGGCCCCGCCGTCGCCGCGGGCCGCGCGCTTTACCCGCCGGGCAGCGTGGATCCGCTCGCGATCGGGGCGCGGCGCCTCACGAAGCCGATGGTCGTGGCCGTCTCGGGGTATTGCTTCACGATCGGGATCGAGCTCGCGCTCGCCGCCGACATCCGCGTCGCGGCCGAGGATACACGATTCTCGCAGCTCGAGGTCCAGCGCGGCATCTTCCCGTTCGGCGGCGCCACGCTCCGCTTCCCGGCGCTCGCGGGGCACGGCAATGCCATGCGATGGCTGCTCACGGGGGACGTCTTCGACGCGAAGGAGGCGTATCGGATCGGGCTCGTGCAGGAGGTCGTCCCCGCGAGCGAGCTCCTCGATCGCGCCGCGTGGCTCTGCGAGCGTGTCGCCGCGCAGGCGCCCATCGCCGTCCGCGAGACGCTCGCGTCTTGCCGTGCTGCGATGATCGAAGGCCCCGACGTGGAGGCGAAGCGCCTCGAAGCGCGGGCCCGCGTCCTCATGAAGACCGAGGACGCGGCCGAGGGGATGCGATCGTTCGTGGAGAGGCGCGCGGGCCGGTTCTCCGGCCGCTGA
- a CDS encoding response regulator yields MARVLLIDDDHDRTEIIARGLRAEGLEVVHVGTRREAFVALDGPGRFDAALVVLALPTGDRLELARELHARFPGLQVGLARGHKLSVRPNEHTSERTLRFEPVPEDGQKLARALRSRLIAA; encoded by the coding sequence ATGGCGCGTGTCCTGCTCATCGACGACGATCACGACCGGACGGAGATCATCGCCCGCGGATTGCGAGCGGAAGGGCTCGAGGTGGTGCACGTCGGCACCCGGCGCGAAGCCTTCGTCGCGCTCGACGGCCCGGGTCGGTTCGACGCCGCGCTCGTCGTGCTGGCGCTCCCGACGGGCGACCGCTTGGAGCTCGCCAGGGAGCTCCACGCGCGGTTCCCGGGCCTGCAGGTGGGCCTGGCGCGGGGGCACAAGCTCTCCGTGCGTCCGAATGAACATACGAGCGAGCGCACCCTGCGCTTCGAACCCGTCCCCGAGGACGGCCAGAAGCTCGCGCGCGCCCTGCGGTCGCGGCTCATCGCGGCCTGA
- a CDS encoding serine/threonine-protein kinase, which yields MNAATLLAPGDAGLALAKTALPTGAPVSSLPPPSAVLRTTVLPRVEGEGAEVRLVTEEKSRYEPIKTLGAGGMGEVVLVHDQDIARKVAVKRLLPEASDPVMLARFVDEIRTVGRLEHPNIVPIHDVGVDELGRYFFVMKYVEGETLETIIQRLADGDPAYHRKYTFERRVEIFIAVLSALAYAHANGVVHRDVKPANVMVGRYGEVVLMDWGIAKPITAERDLARGTDATLGESDRGRMFMTHVGALVGTPAYMSPEQARGEVDKVDTRSDLYSASVLFHEFVTLRHYLADKQTLGDILSGVMDHEIDPRTYVHSCHRSQEGHPPELVYFAVGGLAKDPERRYPSAARMIELLQKILEGRMDVSCSRTMTKRFLREAARTVDTHPRLMLGALVGTFLTVILAFVQLVWMIVT from the coding sequence ATGAACGCCGCGACCCTGCTCGCCCCCGGCGACGCTGGGCTCGCTCTGGCCAAGACCGCCCTGCCGACCGGTGCGCCGGTCTCCTCCCTGCCGCCTCCCTCCGCCGTTCTGCGCACGACCGTGCTCCCGCGTGTCGAAGGGGAAGGCGCCGAGGTCCGGCTCGTGACCGAAGAGAAATCACGCTACGAGCCCATCAAGACGCTCGGCGCGGGCGGCATGGGCGAGGTCGTGCTCGTGCACGATCAGGACATCGCCCGCAAGGTCGCGGTCAAACGCTTGTTGCCCGAGGCGAGCGACCCGGTGATGCTCGCCCGCTTCGTGGACGAGATCCGCACCGTCGGCCGCCTCGAGCACCCGAACATCGTCCCCATCCACGACGTCGGCGTCGACGAGCTCGGCCGGTACTTCTTCGTGATGAAGTATGTCGAAGGCGAGACCCTCGAGACCATCATCCAAAGGCTCGCCGATGGTGATCCCGCGTATCACCGCAAGTACACCTTCGAACGCCGCGTCGAGATCTTCATCGCCGTCCTCTCCGCGCTCGCCTACGCCCACGCGAACGGCGTCGTGCACCGCGACGTGAAGCCCGCGAACGTGATGGTGGGCCGCTACGGCGAGGTCGTCCTCATGGATTGGGGCATCGCCAAGCCCATCACCGCCGAGCGCGACCTCGCCCGGGGCACGGACGCGACGCTGGGCGAGAGCGACCGCGGACGGATGTTCATGACGCACGTCGGCGCGCTCGTCGGCACCCCCGCGTACATGTCCCCCGAGCAAGCGCGCGGCGAGGTGGACAAGGTCGATACGCGAAGCGACCTCTACAGCGCGAGTGTCCTCTTCCACGAGTTCGTCACGCTCCGGCACTACCTGGCAGACAAGCAGACGCTCGGTGACATCCTGTCAGGTGTAATGGATCACGAGATCGACCCCAGGACGTACGTGCACTCGTGCCACCGCTCGCAGGAAGGGCACCCGCCCGAGCTCGTCTATTTCGCCGTGGGCGGGCTCGCCAAGGATCCGGAGCGGCGATACCCGTCCGCGGCGCGCATGATCGAGCTCCTGCAGAAGATCCTCGAGGGCCGGATGGACGTGTCCTGCTCCCGCACGATGACCAAGCGGTTCCTGCGCGAGGCGGCGCGGACCGTGGACACGCACCCCCGACTGATGCTCGGCGCCCTCGTGGGGACCTTCCTGACGGTGATCCTCGCCTTCGTGCAGCTCGTCTGGATGATCGTTACGTAG
- a CDS encoding glucose 1-dehydrogenase, whose product MQRFEGKVALITGAASGLGAAAARRLHAEGARVVITDRVREGGEALAAELGERAEFHVLDVTQEGAWIEVIDAVVARHGRLDALVNNAGVGVVGDVESTTLEQWRFVHAVNTEGVFLGCKHAIRVMKERGGGAIVNVSSVAGMIGAPNLAAYCSSKGAVRTFTKSAAMHCARSGYGIRVNSVHPAFIDTPMVDAMVQKAEDPAKAKANLAKGIPMGRIGEPADVAAAVAYLASDDAKFVTGTELLVDGGMLAI is encoded by the coding sequence ATGCAGCGATTCGAGGGGAAAGTAGCGCTCATCACGGGGGCCGCGTCGGGGCTGGGGGCGGCGGCGGCGCGGCGGCTGCACGCGGAGGGGGCGCGTGTGGTGATCACGGACCGGGTGCGCGAGGGAGGTGAGGCGCTCGCGGCGGAGCTCGGGGAGCGGGCGGAGTTTCACGTGCTCGATGTGACGCAGGAGGGCGCGTGGATCGAGGTGATTGACGCGGTCGTGGCGAGGCACGGGCGGCTCGACGCGCTGGTGAACAACGCGGGGGTGGGCGTCGTGGGTGACGTGGAGTCGACGACGCTGGAGCAATGGCGTTTCGTGCACGCGGTGAACACGGAGGGCGTGTTCCTCGGCTGCAAGCACGCGATCCGGGTGATGAAGGAGCGCGGGGGCGGGGCGATCGTGAATGTGTCGAGCGTGGCGGGGATGATCGGCGCGCCGAACCTCGCGGCGTATTGCTCGAGCAAGGGCGCGGTGCGTACGTTCACGAAATCGGCGGCGATGCATTGCGCGCGGAGCGGGTACGGGATCCGGGTGAACTCGGTGCATCCGGCGTTCATCGACACGCCGATGGTGGACGCGATGGTGCAGAAGGCGGAGGATCCGGCGAAGGCCAAGGCGAACCTGGCGAAGGGGATCCCGATGGGGAGGATCGGGGAGCCCGCGGACGTGGCGGCGGCGGTGGCGTACCTGGCGTCGGACGACGCGAAGTTCGTGACCGGGACGGAGCTTTTGGTGGACGGGGGGATGCTGGCGATTTGA
- a CDS encoding STAS/SEC14 domain-containing protein, translating into MPPAPGESFATNEEPDLIVWRLVGHVSADDIRHLYDAQVRFCEGRSHAFVLIDVHRLGHFAPEARRIAAQGPHDGKIVLPVRANAVVGASFHLRVLGIMVSRASALLNPAHAVPIQFFDTESEARAWIDDLRRDLR; encoded by the coding sequence ATGCCCCCCGCTCCCGGCGAAAGCTTCGCCACCAACGAGGAACCCGACCTCATCGTCTGGCGCCTCGTCGGGCACGTCTCCGCCGACGACATCCGCCACCTCTACGACGCGCAGGTGCGCTTCTGCGAAGGCAGATCCCACGCCTTCGTCCTCATCGACGTCCACCGGCTGGGCCATTTTGCCCCCGAGGCGCGACGTATCGCCGCGCAGGGGCCGCACGACGGGAAGATCGTCCTGCCCGTCCGCGCCAATGCCGTCGTCGGCGCGAGCTTCCACCTCCGCGTCCTCGGCATCATGGTCAGCCGCGCCTCCGCCCTCCTGAACCCCGCGCACGCGGTCCCCATCCAGTTCTTCGACACCGAATCCGAAGCCCGCGCCTGGATCGACGACCTCCGCCGCGACCTACGCTGA
- a CDS encoding tetratricopeptide repeat protein: MFSARWLLVALSSAALILPAATSSAAPTPAQVAAAGRLFDAAVAEVQAGRYAEACPLLEQSNVLDPTPGTLHALAECEVNIQKLDQALAHYKEYLTLYAAMKSPLREKHEARARSAEEQVKKIQAEILFNQAVAHREAGRLAEACAALEESQRIDPTPGTVYSLAECESTRGRIATALGHYTAYLAQYAAMRSPLRERHAERARIAEVQRKKLDAEVPRLKLVWAGEVPEGTVISRGTTPFDSKDLGTSMPMDPGEYAFMVEVPGRALHERKVRLAKGDRKILELTPGATQEAKDEVQPLPKELAPKPAQPVEPREPGMHPWKIGGIAAMGLGGAGIVAGSVLGGLAMGAKGEVDAACDARYACGVEGMKTVERFWALGNASTATFIVGGVVLATGVTLFVLAPKANAQKDATVRVRGLAGPGAGYLGVEGAF, translated from the coding sequence ATGTTTTCCGCACGCTGGCTCCTCGTGGCGCTCTCCTCCGCAGCCCTCATCCTCCCCGCTGCCACGTCCTCGGCGGCGCCCACGCCCGCGCAGGTCGCCGCGGCGGGCCGGCTCTTCGACGCGGCCGTCGCCGAGGTGCAAGCCGGCCGTTATGCCGAGGCGTGTCCGCTGCTCGAACAAAGCAACGTGCTGGATCCGACCCCCGGGACCTTGCACGCCCTCGCCGAGTGCGAGGTGAACATCCAGAAGCTCGATCAAGCGCTCGCGCATTACAAGGAGTACCTCACGCTCTACGCGGCGATGAAGAGCCCGCTGCGCGAGAAACACGAGGCGCGCGCGCGGAGCGCCGAGGAGCAGGTGAAGAAGATCCAGGCGGAGATCCTCTTCAACCAGGCCGTCGCGCACCGGGAAGCGGGCCGGCTCGCCGAGGCCTGCGCCGCGCTCGAGGAGAGCCAGCGGATCGATCCGACGCCGGGGACCGTGTATTCGCTCGCCGAGTGTGAGTCGACGCGAGGCCGGATCGCGACGGCGCTCGGGCATTACACGGCGTACCTCGCGCAATATGCGGCGATGAGGAGCCCGCTGCGCGAGCGCCACGCCGAGCGCGCGCGGATCGCCGAGGTGCAACGGAAGAAGCTCGACGCAGAGGTGCCGCGGCTCAAGCTCGTCTGGGCGGGCGAGGTGCCCGAGGGGACCGTGATCTCGCGGGGGACCACGCCGTTCGATTCGAAGGACCTGGGCACATCGATGCCGATGGATCCGGGGGAATACGCATTCATGGTGGAGGTCCCGGGGCGGGCGCTGCACGAGCGAAAGGTGCGGCTGGCGAAGGGGGATCGGAAGATCCTCGAGCTGACGCCGGGCGCGACGCAGGAGGCGAAGGACGAGGTGCAGCCCTTGCCGAAGGAGCTCGCGCCGAAGCCGGCGCAGCCGGTCGAGCCGCGGGAGCCTGGGATGCATCCGTGGAAGATCGGCGGAATCGCGGCGATGGGCCTGGGCGGCGCGGGGATCGTCGCGGGCAGCGTGCTCGGCGGGCTCGCGATGGGGGCGAAGGGGGAGGTCGACGCGGCGTGTGACGCGCGATATGCGTGTGGCGTCGAGGGGATGAAGACGGTGGAGCGATTCTGGGCGCTCGGCAATGCGAGCACGGCGACGTTCATCGTGGGGGGCGTGGTGCTGGCGACGGGCGTGACGCTCTTCGTGCTGGCGCCGAAGGCAAACGCGCAGAAGGACGCGACGGTGCGGGTGCGGGGCCTGGCGGGGCCGGGGGCCGGGTATCTGGGCGTGGAAGGGGCGTTCTGA
- a CDS encoding SBBP repeat-containing protein, with protein sequence MRAWKSLLVVVLTSAASCVQVLGGDNPYNEEEPGGAGGMASAVGSGGTGGAGGYAGGSSSSSTGGGGGAGGGGVSCTPGETRPCYAGPAGTEGVGNCKAGVETCGDDGMAWGICANEVMPEPVEDCAIVGDEDCDGIDGCTGAPLEAFTPAGETMGSMDEAIYDVAITPDGGYVVAGVVKTALGGDFFGLTGGAAYVAKIGADGALVWEKDFPSTVAIARGVAVSNTGDVVLLGEFTGTVNFGGNDLVTPDQSGDIFLVKLDAAGAHVWSERYGATGTQSGQDVAVDDAGNVYITGGVYADPVSLGGATVDPFYDDVFVASYGPTGNHRWSHIFVNNGEQRGRRIVVTPDGSRVAIIGATDDDTNLGGGEMPDGMGEDVVVGVYNGADGTHAWSKLFGGNGDQRYGSVAFAPNGNVLVTGRFSEAIDFGGGAMMAPMGTTSMYVAELAAADGGHLRSRRFGITGTTRGTAIAADDAGNVVVVGHFDGTVDFGGAVVTASGWDVFVAKFSPENWTHLWTRQLGGQGNQFGWNMAIDAKGNAVVGGGFYDQLVVGAPLPIVTSTGGADLFAVRLSP encoded by the coding sequence ATGCGAGCGTGGAAGTCACTCCTTGTCGTGGTGTTGACGAGCGCGGCGAGTTGCGTGCAGGTGCTCGGCGGGGACAATCCGTATAACGAAGAAGAGCCGGGGGGCGCCGGGGGGATGGCCAGCGCGGTGGGATCGGGCGGCACGGGCGGCGCCGGGGGGTATGCGGGAGGTTCGTCTTCGAGCTCGACCGGAGGGGGCGGCGGCGCGGGTGGGGGCGGCGTGTCGTGCACCCCGGGCGAGACGAGGCCGTGTTATGCGGGGCCCGCGGGCACGGAGGGCGTCGGCAACTGCAAAGCCGGCGTGGAGACTTGCGGGGACGACGGCATGGCGTGGGGCATCTGCGCGAACGAGGTCATGCCGGAGCCCGTTGAGGATTGCGCGATCGTCGGGGACGAGGATTGTGACGGCATCGATGGGTGTACGGGCGCGCCGCTCGAGGCGTTCACGCCGGCCGGCGAGACCATGGGCTCGATGGACGAGGCGATCTACGACGTGGCGATCACGCCCGACGGCGGGTACGTGGTCGCGGGCGTGGTCAAGACCGCGCTCGGAGGGGATTTCTTCGGGCTGACCGGCGGCGCCGCGTACGTCGCGAAGATCGGCGCCGACGGCGCGCTCGTATGGGAGAAGGACTTTCCGAGCACCGTCGCCATCGCCCGCGGCGTCGCCGTCAGCAACACGGGAGATGTCGTCCTCCTTGGCGAGTTCACCGGAACGGTCAATTTCGGCGGGAATGATCTCGTGACGCCCGATCAGTCCGGCGACATCTTCCTGGTAAAGCTCGACGCCGCAGGTGCGCACGTCTGGAGTGAGCGGTACGGCGCGACCGGTACGCAATCAGGGCAAGACGTGGCGGTAGACGACGCTGGGAACGTGTACATCACGGGAGGGGTCTACGCCGATCCCGTGAGCCTCGGCGGCGCGACCGTGGATCCCTTCTACGACGACGTGTTCGTGGCGAGCTACGGCCCGACGGGCAACCACCGCTGGAGCCACATCTTCGTCAACAATGGCGAGCAGCGCGGGCGGCGCATCGTGGTCACGCCCGATGGCAGCCGGGTGGCGATCATCGGCGCGACGGACGACGACACCAACCTCGGAGGCGGCGAGATGCCCGACGGAATGGGCGAGGATGTCGTGGTCGGCGTGTACAACGGCGCAGACGGCACTCACGCGTGGAGCAAGCTCTTCGGCGGGAACGGCGACCAGCGTTATGGGAGCGTCGCCTTCGCGCCGAATGGCAATGTCCTCGTCACGGGCCGCTTCTCGGAGGCGATCGATTTCGGCGGCGGCGCGATGATGGCCCCCATGGGTACGACGAGCATGTACGTCGCCGAGCTCGCCGCAGCGGACGGCGGCCACTTGCGCAGCAGGCGCTTCGGGATCACCGGAACGACGCGCGGCACCGCGATCGCCGCGGACGACGCCGGGAACGTGGTGGTGGTTGGTCATTTCGACGGGACGGTCGATTTCGGCGGCGCCGTGGTCACGGCCAGCGGATGGGACGTCTTCGTCGCGAAGTTCTCGCCAGAGAACTGGACCCATCTCTGGACCAGGCAGCTTGGCGGACAGGGCAACCAGTTCGGCTGGAACATGGCGATCGACGCGAAGGGAAATGCCGTCGTGGGAGGCGGGTTCTACGACCAGCTCGTCGTCGGCGCTCCCCTCCCAATCGTCACGAGCACCGGCGGCGCCGATCTCTTTGCCGTCCGGCTCTCCCCGTGA